In a genomic window of Streptomyces roseoviridis:
- a CDS encoding GOLPH3/VPS74 family protein: MGRSRRTLPEELLLLALDPATGTTAQPQSLDLGLAGAQLVELALAGRIAPDGDRIAVVMPRPTGDPTLDSALELLRRRGSPVRAVHWIGGPRLGLRQTYLSHLERCGMVHAVEGQMCGVLPTTRYQATDTAISREIRARLDSAIRTGVPPDPRTAALAALAHAVGLGKHLYPGNEGRSSRSRLRDLIRHDPMGGLVAHAVMDVQNGVGAQPRRNAAAGGVPSQPRRGTMARAAM, from the coding sequence ATGGGCAGGAGCCGCAGAACACTTCCGGAGGAGCTTCTGTTGCTCGCTCTGGACCCGGCCACGGGTACCACAGCGCAGCCGCAGTCGCTCGACCTGGGCCTCGCCGGAGCACAGCTAGTGGAGCTGGCTCTGGCGGGACGGATAGCCCCTGACGGGGATCGTATCGCCGTGGTGATGCCACGGCCGACCGGAGATCCGACTCTGGACTCCGCACTGGAACTGCTGCGCAGGCGCGGCAGCCCGGTTCGGGCCGTCCACTGGATCGGCGGGCCCCGACTGGGGCTCCGCCAGACGTACCTCTCGCATCTGGAGCGCTGCGGCATGGTGCATGCCGTGGAGGGCCAGATGTGCGGGGTGCTGCCGACGACTCGCTACCAGGCGACGGACACGGCGATCAGCCGGGAGATCAGGGCCCGGCTGGACAGTGCGATCCGCACCGGCGTACCGCCGGACCCGCGGACCGCGGCGCTCGCCGCGCTGGCCCACGCGGTCGGTCTCGGCAAGCACCTGTACCCGGGCAACGAAGGACGGTCGTCGCGGTCGCGACTGCGCGACCTGATCCGGCACGACCCGATGGGCGGCCTCGTGGCGCACGCCGTGATGGACGTCCAGAACGGCGTGGGCGCCCAGCCCCGTCGTAACGCGGCGGCGGGCGGCGTGCCGTCCCAGCCGCGCCGCGGGACCATGGCGCGCGCCGCCATGTGA
- a CDS encoding D-alanyl-D-alanine carboxypeptidase, protein MSDGGGTVAGESPDKSEQRESAVGGDGKDPRLSVLQGRVDEPTAVFKALAPRTAPEDAPSASEPSVTKPSATEDAQEGAQEGAGDDAGETAEAAQAAQATKRPEPEARPEPKSEPKPAVAGAAEADGEGEADGDGEGERLRDAVAAWVSTAGDAEEPATGRPEAKAPEAEAAEAEAPEAETVTEPASDDAGAADADAGDGRGTSWFAARKPAEAMVEPKQESQSEPEQESRPKSEPGRESGSAPASADEPQVKRSGAEEREAAPSAAAEPESGRESGRESEPRPVDQPTAVFKFKPPAESAAPAEPADSAASAKSAGPVTPAKPADSAAAPATPAKPAEPAAPVGPPVDQPTTALKLPQSTFRPLRDDITQEQPKPVPAAAPATAPQPAAAAAAAAVPPSLSEPERTRQQPLPPRPPLEILAELTNTPPPPETPLRNTVRRLKIWTPLVLLLLIVFAVVQFVRPLPEPKLVLSASPTYTFEGGELRMPWPSEGQGAAEVEGVGSLGTYGPQKPAPIASVAKTMTAYVILRDHPIKGKQKGPQIPVDKTAGEQAKAKDESTAQIKEGQTYSQKELLQLLMIPSGNNVARLLARWDAGSEAAFVEKMNAAAKDLGMTASTYTDPSGLQSTTVSTPLDQLKLARAVMQYDVFREIVDTPDIVIDGIPKKIINNNSILLQPGVTGIKTGSSTPAGGNLLWAANTVVDGEKRRILGIVMGAKDAPELWQKLELAIQNSLKLIQKAQADVTSAAVVKKGEVVGYVDDGLGGRTPVVATKDLKAVGWPGLKVDLRLGGSGKAVPHTGKAGDVVGQVSIGSGTGRVSAPVALQKDLAEPGIDKKLTRLG, encoded by the coding sequence ATGAGCGATGGAGGAGGCACGGTGGCGGGCGAGTCCCCCGACAAGTCGGAGCAGCGGGAGAGCGCGGTCGGCGGAGACGGCAAGGACCCGCGGCTGTCCGTTCTCCAGGGCCGCGTGGACGAGCCGACGGCCGTCTTCAAGGCCCTGGCCCCGCGCACGGCCCCGGAGGACGCGCCTTCGGCGTCCGAGCCTTCGGTGACGAAGCCTTCGGCGACGGAGGACGCGCAGGAAGGCGCTCAGGAAGGCGCGGGCGACGACGCCGGCGAGACCGCGGAGGCCGCGCAGGCCGCGCAGGCCACGAAGCGTCCGGAGCCGGAGGCGCGGCCGGAGCCGAAGTCGGAGCCGAAGCCGGCGGTTGCCGGTGCGGCCGAGGCCGACGGCGAGGGCGAGGCCGACGGCGACGGTGAGGGCGAGCGACTGCGCGACGCCGTCGCGGCGTGGGTGTCGACGGCCGGGGACGCCGAGGAGCCGGCGACGGGCCGACCCGAGGCGAAGGCGCCCGAGGCCGAGGCAGCTGAGGCCGAGGCGCCCGAGGCGGAGACCGTCACGGAGCCCGCGTCGGACGACGCCGGTGCGGCCGACGCCGACGCCGGTGACGGCCGCGGCACGTCCTGGTTCGCCGCGCGCAAGCCGGCCGAGGCCATGGTGGAGCCGAAGCAGGAGTCGCAGTCCGAGCCGGAGCAGGAGTCGAGGCCGAAGTCGGAGCCGGGGCGGGAGTCGGGCTCCGCGCCCGCGTCGGCCGACGAGCCCCAGGTGAAGCGATCCGGCGCCGAGGAGCGGGAGGCGGCGCCGTCCGCGGCAGCCGAGCCCGAGTCCGGTCGTGAGTCCGGACGTGAGTCCGAGCCCCGTCCCGTCGACCAGCCGACCGCGGTCTTCAAGTTCAAGCCGCCCGCGGAGTCCGCCGCCCCGGCCGAGCCCGCCGACTCCGCCGCCTCGGCCAAGTCCGCCGGGCCCGTCACCCCGGCCAAGCCCGCCGACTCCGCTGCCGCCCCCGCCACCCCGGCCAAGCCCGCCGAGCCGGCCGCGCCCGTCGGGCCGCCCGTCGACCAGCCGACGACCGCCCTCAAGCTGCCGCAGTCCACCTTCCGCCCGCTCCGGGACGACATCACCCAGGAGCAGCCGAAGCCCGTGCCCGCGGCCGCGCCCGCGACGGCTCCGCAGCCCGCGGCCGCCGCCGCGGCCGCGGCCGTACCGCCGTCCCTCAGCGAGCCCGAGCGGACCCGGCAGCAGCCGCTGCCGCCCCGCCCGCCGCTGGAGATACTCGCGGAGCTCACGAACACCCCGCCGCCGCCGGAGACGCCGCTGCGCAACACGGTCCGCCGGCTGAAGATCTGGACCCCGCTGGTCCTGCTGCTCCTGATCGTCTTTGCGGTCGTACAGTTCGTGCGGCCGCTCCCGGAGCCCAAGCTCGTGCTGTCCGCCTCACCCACGTACACCTTCGAGGGCGGCGAACTGCGGATGCCGTGGCCGTCCGAGGGGCAGGGCGCCGCCGAGGTCGAGGGCGTCGGTTCGCTCGGCACGTACGGGCCGCAGAAGCCCGCCCCGATCGCGAGCGTCGCGAAGACCATGACGGCGTACGTGATCCTCCGCGACCACCCCATCAAGGGGAAGCAGAAGGGCCCGCAGATCCCGGTCGACAAGACCGCCGGCGAGCAGGCCAAGGCGAAGGACGAGTCGACCGCGCAGATCAAGGAGGGGCAGACCTACTCGCAGAAGGAGCTCCTCCAGCTCCTGATGATCCCGTCGGGCAACAACGTGGCACGGCTGCTCGCCCGCTGGGACGCCGGTTCGGAGGCCGCGTTCGTCGAGAAGATGAACGCCGCCGCCAAGGACCTGGGCATGACGGCCTCCACGTACACGGACCCGTCCGGCCTCCAGTCGACGACCGTGTCGACCCCGCTCGACCAGCTGAAGCTGGCGAGGGCGGTCATGCAGTACGACGTGTTCCGCGAGATCGTCGACACGCCGGACATCGTCATCGACGGCATCCCGAAGAAGATCATCAACAACAACTCGATCCTGCTGCAGCCGGGCGTGACCGGCATCAAGACCGGCTCCTCCACCCCGGCCGGCGGCAACCTGCTGTGGGCGGCGAACACGGTCGTCGACGGCGAGAAGCGCCGCATCCTCGGCATCGTGATGGGCGCCAAGGACGCGCCCGAGCTGTGGCAGAAGCTGGAGCTGGCCATACAGAACAGCCTCAAGCTCATCCAGAAGGCGCAAGCGGACGTGACCTCCGCCGCCGTGGTCAAGAAGGGCGAGGTCGTCGGCTACGTCGACGACGGGCTCGGGGGCCGCACGCCGGTCGTGGCGACCAAGGACCTCAAGGCCGTCGGCTGGCCGGGCCTGAAGGTGGACCTCCGCCTCGGCGGCAGCGGCAAGGCCGTCCCGCACACCGGCAAGGCCGGGGACGTCGTCGGCCAGGTCTCGATCGGCTCCGGCACCGGACGGGTCAGCGCCCCGGTGGCGCTGCAGAAGGACCTCGCGGAGCCCGGTATCGACAAGAAGCTGACCCGACTGGGCTGA
- a CDS encoding MFS transporter yields MDSSSPSSSSSSSPSRIELPAPRLSAEQAPPARPRRRRRRYPVIVATGVAALTHVLWFFFFANSGGDLAAQDAWAEFVGRHPDSAYNLAWYGGMHPVSYSVVSPYVMSLIGVRSTMMIAGTVSAGLTALILVRVRAVRNPMACGLAGVFAFLCNALSGRVTFGLGMMFALGAVAAVFCWPYRWRYRRWAKAAVAAPLAGLATACSPVAGLFLGVVAAALFLNKRRPGAYALGLAPVAVVALSAWLFPFSGTQPMSLMSTSLPFLFGVLVLVLVPREWRTVRTAAAVYAAGTLLTWMVDSQIGSNVSRLVMLFAGVVLLAALPYARPRSRRWYAVVLAFVGLNVWIGFKGVDDVIRTAPDASWTREVAPLINQLQVRGAEKARVEVVPASSHRESSALAPYINLARGWNRQADMERNPLFYDDTLNATNYHDWLGRWAVHYVVLPTGAPDSGAEREAELVGRGLPYLKQVWSDANWRLYEVTNPTPLADPPAEVQRAEANEVVIRLDAPGRVRIRVPYSPWLALLDEQGAKIEPPQETEASKKAREESETELPKVFANEHGCLLKAEPDAEGDEWTELLAPKPGTYRLAAPYKLFPRGTTCPDELR; encoded by the coding sequence ATGGACTCTTCCTCACCCTCTTCGTCGTCCTCCTCTTCGCCTTCGCGAATAGAACTCCCGGCCCCCCGCCTCTCGGCGGAACAGGCCCCGCCCGCCCGTCCCCGGCGGCGGAGGCGGCGTTATCCGGTGATCGTCGCCACCGGCGTGGCCGCGCTCACCCACGTCCTGTGGTTCTTCTTCTTCGCCAACAGCGGCGGCGATCTGGCGGCGCAGGACGCGTGGGCGGAGTTCGTCGGACGGCACCCGGACTCGGCGTACAACCTGGCGTGGTACGGGGGGATGCACCCGGTCTCGTACAGCGTGGTGTCCCCGTACGTGATGTCCCTGATCGGGGTCCGCTCGACGATGATGATCGCCGGGACGGTCTCGGCCGGTCTGACGGCGCTGATCCTGGTGCGGGTGCGCGCGGTGCGCAATCCGATGGCGTGCGGGCTCGCCGGCGTCTTCGCGTTCCTGTGCAACGCCCTGTCGGGGCGGGTCACCTTCGGCCTCGGCATGATGTTCGCGCTCGGGGCGGTCGCGGCGGTGTTCTGCTGGCCGTACCGCTGGCGCTACCGGCGCTGGGCGAAGGCCGCCGTCGCGGCCCCGCTGGCCGGCCTCGCGACGGCGTGCAGCCCGGTCGCCGGGCTCTTCCTGGGCGTGGTGGCCGCGGCGCTCTTCCTCAACAAACGCCGCCCGGGCGCGTACGCCCTCGGCCTCGCGCCGGTCGCGGTGGTGGCGCTGTCGGCGTGGCTGTTCCCCTTCTCGGGCACCCAGCCGATGAGCCTGATGTCGACGTCGCTGCCCTTCCTCTTCGGCGTCCTCGTCCTCGTCCTCGTGCCGCGGGAGTGGCGCACGGTGCGGACGGCGGCGGCCGTCTACGCGGCGGGCACGCTGCTCACGTGGATGGTCGACTCCCAGATCGGTTCGAACGTGAGCCGGCTGGTGATGCTCTTCGCGGGCGTGGTCCTGCTGGCCGCCCTGCCCTACGCCCGCCCCCGCTCACGCCGCTGGTACGCGGTCGTGCTGGCCTTCGTCGGCCTGAACGTCTGGATCGGCTTCAAGGGCGTCGACGACGTGATCCGTACGGCGCCGGACGCCTCGTGGACCCGGGAGGTCGCGCCGCTGATCAACCAGCTCCAGGTGCGCGGCGCCGAGAAGGCCCGGGTCGAGGTCGTCCCGGCCTCCAGCCACCGCGAGTCCTCGGCCCTGGCGCCGTACATCAACCTGGCGCGGGGCTGGAACCGGCAGGCGGACATGGAGCGCAACCCGCTCTTCTACGACGACACCCTCAACGCCACGAACTACCACGACTGGCTCGGCCGCTGGGCCGTCCACTACGTCGTCCTGCCGACCGGCGCGCCCGACTCGGGCGCGGAGCGGGAGGCGGAGCTGGTCGGCCGCGGGCTGCCCTACCTGAAGCAGGTGTGGTCGGACGCCAACTGGCGCCTGTACGAGGTGACGAACCCGACGCCGCTGGCCGACCCGCCGGCCGAGGTGCAGCGCGCCGAGGCCAACGAGGTCGTCATCCGCCTGGACGCCCCGGGCCGCGTACGGATCCGCGTCCCCTACTCCCCGTGGCTGGCCCTCCTCGACGAGCAGGGTGCCAAGATCGAACCGCCGCAGGAGACGGAGGCGTCGAAGAAGGCCCGCGAGGAGTCCGAGACGGAGCTTCCGAAGGTCTTCGCCAACGAGCACGGCTGCCTGCTGAAGGCCGAGCCGGACGCGGAGGGCGACGAGTGGACCGAACTCCTCGCCCCGAAACCCGGCACCTACCGCCTGGCGGCCCCCTACAAACTCTTCCCCCGCGGCACGACCTGCCCGGACGAGCTGCGCTGA
- a CDS encoding DsbA family oxidoreductase produces the protein MKVEIWSDITCPWCYVAQARFEKALDAFPHRAGVEVVHKSYELEPGRAKGDVEPIIKVLMKGKGWSEAQALANERNLTAQSAGEGLPYVAGRDHGSTFHIHRLLHFAKARGKQHELVKALYRANFAEEESIFVDDERLVALAVEVGLDADAARAVLAAPNAYADDVRADEREAAQLGVSGVPFFVFDRQYGVSGAQSAEAFTRALTQAWGDRPPLLTVAGAEDAHACGPDGCPVPH, from the coding sequence GTGAAGGTAGAGATCTGGTCGGACATCACGTGCCCCTGGTGCTACGTCGCCCAGGCCCGGTTCGAGAAGGCGCTGGACGCCTTCCCGCACCGCGCGGGTGTCGAAGTGGTGCACAAGTCGTACGAGTTGGAGCCGGGACGGGCCAAGGGGGATGTGGAGCCCATCATCAAGGTGCTCATGAAGGGGAAGGGGTGGAGCGAGGCGCAGGCGCTCGCCAACGAGCGGAACCTCACCGCCCAGTCCGCCGGCGAGGGGCTGCCGTACGTCGCCGGGCGCGACCACGGGAGCACCTTCCACATCCACCGGCTGCTGCACTTCGCCAAGGCCCGCGGCAAGCAGCACGAGCTCGTGAAGGCGCTCTACCGGGCCAACTTCGCCGAGGAGGAGTCGATCTTCGTCGACGACGAGCGGCTCGTCGCGCTGGCCGTCGAGGTCGGCCTCGACGCCGACGCCGCCCGCGCCGTGCTCGCCGCCCCGAACGCCTACGCCGACGACGTCCGCGCCGACGAGCGCGAGGCGGCGCAACTCGGCGTCTCCGGCGTGCCGTTCTTCGTCTTCGACCGGCAGTACGGCGTCTCCGGCGCCCAGTCCGCCGAGGCGTTCACCCGGGCCCTCACCCAGGCCTGGGGCGACCGTCCCCCGCTCCTGACCGTCGCCGGCGCCGAGGACGCCCACGCGTGCGGGCCGGACGGGTGCCCCGTCCCCCACTGA
- a CDS encoding MFS transporter — MTTSTPAKKTGLVLFLLAFSQFIISVDLNIVYVALPDIGTALGFSAQSLQWVVSAYAVAFGGLLLFGGRAVDRIGARRLFMTGLAFYAVSSLVGGLATTQGVLIGARLFQGVGGALLFPAVLALIATSFEGSQRNKAFAAWGAAGSLGLAAGALLGGVLTDLVSWRWIFFINIPLALIALLPAPGAIRPDGPANLSKGFDIPAALLSTIGVSAIVTGLVTGPEEGWGSPLALGSLIVGAVLLVAFFITEAKTANPLMPLRLLKNRPLVVAMAVLFVFQTALAGAYYTFTTYVQPILEYTAIQAGLAFLPLTLVSIIGSGKLAPKFMERYGMRATLSTGMVVNGIGIAATILGMSVGGSFYALLPGSIIWGIGGGLVFVSVFASASSGVGPEEQGVASAMASTSQQVGGAVGLAFLVAIANSTFSGTYAEAAKADILSGLHLAGYVGAGLLVLGGILALALKKDSPSATVKVEGSDLSESEKTPQHVIG, encoded by the coding sequence GTGACCACGTCGACACCAGCCAAGAAGACAGGACTCGTCCTCTTCCTGCTGGCCTTCTCCCAGTTCATCATCAGCGTCGACCTCAACATCGTCTACGTCGCGCTGCCCGACATCGGCACCGCCCTCGGCTTCTCGGCCCAGTCGCTGCAATGGGTCGTCTCCGCCTACGCGGTGGCCTTCGGCGGTCTGCTGCTCTTCGGCGGCCGCGCGGTCGACCGCATCGGCGCCCGCCGGCTCTTCATGACCGGCCTCGCCTTCTACGCGGTCTCCTCGCTCGTCGGCGGCCTCGCCACCACCCAGGGCGTCCTCATCGGCGCCCGCCTCTTCCAGGGTGTCGGCGGCGCGCTGCTCTTCCCGGCGGTCCTCGCCCTGATCGCCACCTCCTTCGAGGGCTCCCAGCGCAACAAGGCGTTCGCCGCCTGGGGTGCCGCCGGCTCCCTCGGCCTCGCGGCCGGCGCGCTGCTCGGCGGCGTGCTGACCGACCTGGTCTCGTGGCGCTGGATCTTCTTCATCAACATCCCGCTGGCGCTGATCGCCCTGCTCCCGGCCCCCGGCGCGATCCGTCCGGACGGCCCGGCGAACCTCTCCAAGGGCTTCGACATCCCGGCCGCGCTGCTCTCCACGATCGGCGTCTCCGCGATCGTCACCGGCCTGGTGACCGGCCCCGAGGAGGGCTGGGGCTCCCCGCTCGCCCTCGGCTCGCTGATCGTCGGCGCCGTCCTGCTCGTCGCCTTCTTCATCACCGAGGCGAAGACCGCGAACCCGCTCATGCCGCTCCGGCTCCTGAAGAACCGGCCGCTGGTCGTCGCCATGGCCGTCCTCTTCGTCTTCCAGACGGCGCTGGCCGGCGCGTACTACACCTTCACCACCTACGTGCAGCCGATCCTGGAGTACACCGCGATCCAGGCCGGCCTCGCCTTCCTGCCGCTCACGCTGGTCTCGATCATCGGCTCGGGCAAGCTCGCGCCGAAGTTCATGGAGCGGTACGGCATGCGCGCCACGCTGTCGACCGGCATGGTCGTCAACGGCATCGGCATCGCGGCGACCATCCTCGGCATGTCCGTCGGCGGCTCGTTCTACGCCCTGCTGCCGGGCTCGATCATCTGGGGCATCGGCGGCGGTCTCGTCTTCGTCTCCGTCTTCGCCTCCGCCAGCTCGGGCGTCGGCCCGGAGGAGCAGGGCGTGGCGAGCGCCATGGCCTCGACCTCGCAGCAGGTCGGCGGCGCGGTGGGCCTCGCGTTCCTGGTCGCCATCGCCAACTCCACCTTCTCCGGCACCTACGCGGAGGCCGCGAAGGCGGACATCCTGTCGGGCCTGCACCTGGCCGGCTACGTCGGCGCCGGCCTCCTGGTCCTGGGCGGCATCCTCGCCCTGGCCCTGAAGAAGGACTCGCCGTCGGCCACCGTCAAGGTCGAGGGCAGCGACCTGTCCGAGTCCGAGAAGACGCCGCAGCACGTGATCGGCTGA
- a CDS encoding cytochrome P450, whose product MSAETLSVPESSEVPFINVIDPDFRFDLPEVVRAQAAGWYAETPLGMLVLRHAEASELVRDGRLTHNGTGFMEQNGITGGPVYDWFVNGLVNQDGDSHRRLRGLVGRAFTPRMLENLRPVIKQAAERLADDIAAKGEVDFFEAFADALPLTVMSELLGVPAEDYPRFSNWSSEIGLVFSLALGGDIPGRVEAAVVGLYEYVDALMAQKAEAPTQDLISALVTAQKEDVDGNRVTLEELRNLVVTMVFAAHDTTRLQLANAMVTFSEHPDQWTLLRERPELAPRAVEEVMRWRPSSNAVYRYAAEDIEFRGQHIPEGTMFMIGVQAVQRDPLAYPGGEVFDITAERKTAVMQFGGGPHYCLGAPLARMEITEALPALARRLDAPKVVGDITWRPAIGITGPNELQLRFG is encoded by the coding sequence ATGTCAGCGGAAACCCTGTCCGTGCCGGAGTCCTCCGAGGTCCCGTTCATCAACGTCATCGACCCCGACTTCCGCTTCGACCTGCCCGAGGTCGTCCGGGCCCAGGCCGCGGGCTGGTACGCCGAGACCCCGCTCGGCATGCTCGTCCTGCGCCACGCGGAGGCGTCGGAACTGGTCCGGGACGGCCGGCTCACCCACAACGGCACCGGCTTCATGGAGCAGAACGGCATCACCGGCGGCCCCGTCTACGACTGGTTCGTCAACGGCCTGGTGAACCAGGACGGCGACAGCCACCGCCGGCTGCGCGGCCTCGTCGGCCGCGCGTTCACCCCGCGCATGCTGGAGAACCTGCGCCCGGTCATCAAGCAGGCCGCCGAGCGCCTCGCCGACGACATCGCCGCCAAGGGCGAGGTCGACTTCTTCGAGGCGTTCGCCGACGCGCTGCCGCTGACCGTCATGTCCGAGCTGCTCGGCGTGCCGGCCGAGGACTACCCGCGCTTCAGCAACTGGAGCTCCGAGATCGGCCTCGTCTTCAGCCTCGCCCTCGGCGGCGACATACCGGGCCGCGTCGAGGCCGCCGTCGTCGGCCTGTACGAGTACGTCGACGCCCTCATGGCCCAGAAGGCCGAGGCGCCGACCCAGGACCTCATCTCCGCCCTCGTCACCGCCCAGAAGGAGGACGTCGACGGCAACAGGGTCACCCTGGAGGAGCTGCGCAACCTCGTCGTCACCATGGTGTTCGCCGCGCACGACACCACGCGCCTGCAGCTGGCCAACGCCATGGTCACCTTCTCCGAGCACCCCGACCAGTGGACCCTGCTCCGCGAGCGCCCCGAGCTCGCCCCGCGGGCGGTCGAGGAGGTCATGCGCTGGCGCCCCTCCTCCAACGCCGTGTACCGGTACGCGGCCGAGGACATCGAGTTCCGCGGGCAGCACATCCCCGAGGGCACGATGTTCATGATCGGCGTGCAGGCGGTGCAGCGCGACCCGCTCGCGTACCCCGGCGGCGAGGTCTTCGACATCACGGCGGAGCGCAAGACGGCCGTGATGCAGTTCGGCGGCGGCCCGCACTACTGCCTGGGCGCCCCCCTCGCCCGGATGGAGATCACCGAGGCGCTGCCCGCGCTCGCCCGCCGCCTCGACGCCCCGAAGGTCGTCGGCGACATCACCTGGCGCCCGGCGATCGGCATCACCGGCCCCAACGAACTTCAGCTGCGCTTCGGCTGA
- a CDS encoding AMP-binding protein yields the protein MTGSATALGSTPDTAGAPATPTAPATPAARPVSDATAAFRAARDFLLAHRGDYEAAYEGFVWPRPEHFNWALDWFDVMAAGNERTALHVVEEDGRESRHSFARLSERSSRLAGWLRARGVRAGDRILVMLGNQVELWETALAAMKLGAVLTPAPPQLGPVDLRDRIERARVKHVVVRAAERAKFDAVPGAYTRILAGGTPADAAAGWIPYERFETHEGGFEPEGPTRADDLLMLYFTSGTTSAPKLVEHTHLSYPVGHLSTMYWIGLRPGDVHLNISSPGWAKHAWSSLFAPWNAEATVFVFNYERFDATRLMFEMDRVGVTSFCAPPTVWRMLIQSDLGRLGTPPREAVGAGEPLNPEVIERVRDAWGVTVRDGFGQTEMSLAIGNFPGQDLVPGSMGHPAPGFTVTLLDPSGLPADEGEICLDLSGPTRPVGLTTGYHGDWERTGEALAGGFFHTGDIGRREADGRITYVGRSDDVFKASDYKISPFELESVLLEHEAVAEAAVVPAPDPLRLAVPKAYVVLADGFEPGPGTAASLFAYTREALAPYKRIRRIEFAPLPKTVSGKIRRVELRAATLDGSSAEYRDSDFR from the coding sequence ATGACCGGCTCCGCCACGGCGCTCGGGTCCACCCCCGACACGGCCGGCGCCCCCGCCACGCCCACCGCCCCCGCCACGCCCGCCGCCCGGCCCGTGTCCGACGCCACCGCCGCCTTCCGGGCCGCCCGCGACTTCCTCCTCGCCCACCGCGGCGACTACGAAGCCGCGTACGAGGGTTTCGTCTGGCCCCGGCCCGAGCACTTCAACTGGGCGCTCGACTGGTTCGACGTGATGGCCGCGGGCAACGAGCGCACCGCCCTGCACGTCGTGGAGGAGGACGGCCGCGAGTCCCGGCACTCCTTCGCCCGCCTCTCCGAGCGTTCCTCGCGGCTCGCCGGCTGGCTGCGCGCCCGGGGGGTCCGGGCCGGTGACCGGATCCTCGTCATGCTCGGCAACCAGGTGGAGCTGTGGGAGACCGCCCTCGCGGCGATGAAGCTGGGGGCCGTCCTCACCCCGGCGCCCCCGCAGCTCGGGCCGGTGGACCTGCGCGACCGGATCGAGCGGGCCCGGGTGAAGCACGTCGTCGTCCGGGCCGCGGAGCGGGCGAAGTTCGACGCGGTGCCGGGCGCGTACACCCGGATCCTGGCCGGCGGGACCCCGGCCGACGCGGCCGCGGGCTGGATCCCGTACGAGCGCTTCGAGACGCACGAGGGCGGGTTCGAGCCCGAGGGGCCGACCCGCGCCGACGACCTGCTGATGCTCTACTTCACCTCCGGGACCACCTCGGCGCCCAAGCTGGTGGAGCACACCCACCTCTCGTACCCCGTCGGCCACCTGTCGACCATGTACTGGATCGGGCTGCGCCCCGGCGACGTCCACCTGAACATCTCCTCGCCGGGCTGGGCCAAGCACGCCTGGTCCAGCCTCTTCGCGCCGTGGAACGCGGAGGCGACCGTCTTCGTGTTCAACTACGAGCGGTTCGACGCGACGCGGCTGATGTTCGAGATGGACCGGGTGGGGGTCACCTCCTTCTGCGCCCCGCCCACCGTGTGGCGGATGCTCATCCAGTCCGACCTCGGCCGCCTGGGCACGCCGCCGCGCGAGGCGGTGGGCGCCGGGGAGCCGCTCAACCCCGAGGTGATCGAGCGGGTCAGGGACGCCTGGGGAGTGACCGTCCGGGACGGCTTCGGGCAGACCGAGATGAGCCTGGCCATCGGCAACTTCCCCGGCCAGGACCTCGTCCCCGGCTCCATGGGCCACCCCGCGCCCGGCTTCACGGTGACGCTGCTCGACCCGTCGGGCCTGCCCGCCGACGAGGGCGAGATCTGCCTCGACCTGTCGGGCCCGACCCGGCCGGTGGGCCTGACGACCGGCTACCACGGCGACTGGGAGCGTACGGGCGAAGCCCTGGCGGGCGGCTTCTTCCACACCGGTGACATCGGCCGCCGCGAGGCGGACGGCCGGATCACCTACGTCGGCCGGTCGGACGACGTCTTCAAGGCGTCCGACTACAAGATCAGCCCGTTCGAGCTGGAGAGCGTGCTCCTGGAGCACGAGGCGGTCGCGGAGGCGGCCGTCGTCCCGGCGCCGGACCCGTTGCGGCTCGCCGTCCCGAAGGCGTACGTGGTCCTCGCCGACGGCTTCGAGCCGGGCCCCGGCACGGCCGCGAGCCTCTTCGCGTACACGCGGGAGGCCCTGGCCCCGTACAAGCGGATCCGGCGCATCGAGTTCGCCCCGCTGCCGAAGACGGTGTCGGGCAAGATCCGCCGGGTCGAGCTGCGGGCGGCGACCCTGGACGGCTCCTCGGCGGAGTACCGCGACAGCGACTTCCGCTGA